The following is a genomic window from Bacteroidales bacterium.
TCGGGATTATAGGAAATATAATCATGTATACGGCGGAATTCATCAGGTCCGGATACAATATGATCGTGAAAACGGGGTTGCCATGCGAATTGATATTTGCATTCGTGTGCAGATTTTGTAACCGCCGATTTATATGATCGCATGACCGATGATAATGAACCGTGTTTTGGGGATATTTCGGCCATGGATTCATTTTTGCCGGGTGGAATGGGAAATATTGGATTTTGATCAAACCGGGTTATTTCCAACAACCCATGAATATGATTTGGCATTACCACAAAATTGATCAATTCAATAAACGGGAAATGATCTGGTATTTCAAACCAATGATTGGATGCAATTCGCCCGATTTCGGATAAAATCATTTTGCCATTTTCAACATTTCCGAAATAACAGATCCGTTTATGGGTACAAATTGTAACAAAATATATCACCTTATTCCTGCAATTCCATTTTGGTATTCAATGATGAATGTATTGGGTATAAATAATTAAAATGCCCGTATAGCCCGTACGTGATAATTGCTAGACTTAGCTGAGCCGAATTGATATCCTCCATTGAAATTCTGACCCCAAGCGGTATTATTGGTATACTCAGTGGAACTCCAGTAAGAATAATCGAGAACCATTCCAATTACTGATTGATTTGTAAAAAGAATGTTTAACTCATCCTTGCTCGGCAAGTACCAGTCTGTATAACCATTTATAGTCACACCTCTGCACAACCTTGCTGCGATACCAGCTGTTGAACATCCAGCCATTATGTCAATGGTATTCTGCAATCCTGTACCTAGTGTTAATCCATCCGCACCAGATATTAAGGTCCCATAACAACCCCAAATTGTTCCAGAACTTTGATCACTTTGTGCAACAATTATACCATGCTTTTGTCCAGATATATACCCTGGATCGCCAGATTGTAAAATATATCCAACAATTCCACCCTGATAAGTATCACCAATGACAAGATCAGTAGTAAAACTTACATCAGTACCATATGAAGTCCCAACAGAATTTGTAGCATATGCACGAACATGATATGTAGTGCCAGGACTTAAGCTAGTTATATTACTGGAAAATAAACCTATTCCGACTCCATTGCTGGTTTTTGGATCTAAAATTGTAGGATTAACAGCTGTGCTCCAGCACACTCCTCTACTTGTAACTCCTGCTCCGCCATCACTTGTTATATTGCCCCCACTCGACGAAGTTGTTGAAGTGATTAAGGTTATAGTGGTTGTGGTTATAGTTGGATAATTTAAAGTACTAAATGATATAACATCACCGTATGATGTTCCCACAGAATTAGTGGCATAAGCACGAACGTAATATATGGTCCCTAAACTAAGCCCAGATATGCTACTTGAAAAATTGCCTGATCCTGTTCCATCAGATGTTTTATTATCTGCAATAGTTGGATTATTTAAAGTACTCCAACAAACTCCTCGATTGATTATTGAAGCTCCTCCATCATTCGAAATATTACCTCCACTTGAGGCTGATGACGTAGTTATAGAAGTAATCGATGTAGTAGTTACAGTAGGAAACCCTAATGTAACAAACATCATATCATCTCCATATGTGGTTCCTCCCGTGCTGACAGCTTTTACCCTGAAATGGTAAGTTGTCCCAAATAATAATCCAGTCAATCCTGCACTTACATTTGTAGAAATAATACCTGTTACAGGATTTGGAGTGGCAGTTGCAGTGGATCCATATGCTATTGTTGTACCATACTCAAATGTTACTATTGTGGATAGATTATTAGCATTTACAATGGCATTCAGATCTGCTGAGTTAGATGTAACAGATGTTGCCACCCCTGATACTGCATTAGGGGCTAGTGTTGTTGAAAAGCTCAACTCATTTCCATAACCAGTTCCTATTGAATTTGTTGCATATGCTCTTACATAATATGTTTGCCCAAGTGTTAATCCGGTAATCGTGCTGGCATATGTCCCTGCTACAGCTCCATCACTTGTATGATTTCCTGTTGCAACGGGACCAGAAGCTGTACCCCAACATACACCACTGGCAGTTACAGTGGCTCCGCCATTACTAGTAATATTACCACCACTTGTC
Proteins encoded in this region:
- a CDS encoding transposase, which gives rise to MPKWNCRNKVIYFVTICTHKRICYFGNVENGKMILSEIGRIASNHWFEIPDHFPFIELINFVVMPNHIHGLLEITRFDQNPIFPIPPGKNESMAEISPKHGSLSSVMRSYKSAVTKSAHECKYQFAWQPRFHDHIVSGPDEFRRIHDYISYNPDNWKGDKNVSS